One window of Brevibacterium pigmentatum genomic DNA carries:
- a CDS encoding hotdog fold domain-containing protein: MTADTTQTAAMPGTGKIFALWKKMQEMPLGKRLFSQAVCFKAPYFRTVRPQIKELSPGLCRVTAPNRRGMHNHIGTYHAIASCNMAEVAAGVMTEATVPPTHRWIPAGMTVQYNAKASKGPVTAVTRLEGIPEFGEEKFDLVVPVDVLDANGIAFVTAHITMYISPKKE, from the coding sequence ATGACCGCAGATACTACGCAGACGGCGGCGATGCCCGGCACCGGAAAGATCTTTGCCCTGTGGAAGAAGATGCAGGAGATGCCTCTCGGCAAGCGCCTGTTCTCGCAGGCCGTGTGCTTCAAAGCACCTTACTTCCGTACTGTGCGCCCGCAGATCAAAGAGCTGAGCCCCGGGCTGTGCCGCGTCACCGCGCCTAACCGCCGCGGAATGCACAATCATATCGGCACCTATCACGCGATCGCGTCGTGCAATATGGCCGAAGTCGCCGCCGGCGTCATGACGGAAGCGACCGTGCCGCCCACTCACCGCTGGATCCCGGCGGGAATGACTGTGCAATACAACGCCAAGGCCAGCAAAGGGCCGGTCACGGCTGTCACCCGACTTGAAGGGATCCCCGAATTCGGCGAGGAGAAGTTCGACCTGGTCGTCCCTGTCGATGTCCTCGACGCGAATGGCATCGCCTTCGTCACCGCACACATCACCATGTACATCTCACCGAAGAAGGAATAG
- a CDS encoding maleylpyruvate isomerase N-terminal domain-containing protein, producing MDAATAERLDRAEACWVATLQRVRETDLNRTSGADDWTNAELINHLIGGGVRYTKLLGQASTAEVEAVRGLDHLGDDMIQSFWTHESTFRSRADTCDLTALVAHRIGNIPGEQLVQMRILELSLHAADLARGIGCDWPIDEELAEFIYVELGELIITLGALGGYEPPRSSGDGASYAQRVLRLSGR from the coding sequence ATGGATGCAGCAACGGCAGAGCGACTCGATCGCGCGGAAGCCTGTTGGGTCGCAACGCTCCAGCGCGTGCGGGAGACGGACCTGAATCGCACGAGCGGTGCCGACGACTGGACGAATGCGGAGCTCATCAATCACCTCATCGGCGGGGGAGTCCGATACACGAAGCTGTTGGGGCAGGCGAGCACCGCCGAGGTCGAGGCCGTAAGGGGACTCGACCATCTCGGCGATGACATGATCCAGTCATTCTGGACGCACGAGAGCACATTCAGGTCACGTGCGGACACCTGCGATCTCACAGCGCTGGTGGCTCACCGGATCGGGAACATCCCGGGGGAGCAGCTTGTCCAGATGCGCATCCTCGAGCTATCGCTCCATGCCGCGGATCTCGCACGCGGCATCGGCTGCGACTGGCCCATCGACGAAGAGCTCGCTGAGTTCATCTACGTCGAACTCGGCGAGCTCATCATCACCCTCGGGGCCCTAGGCGGATACGAGCCGCCGCGCTCGAGCGGCGATGGGGCTTCATACGCCCAGCGGGTGCTGCGACTCTCCGGGCGGTGA
- a CDS encoding AEC family transporter: protein MSLVPILLALLPVTVLIAFGLVLKRLPGFRSSEFWSGAEKLAYYCLLPVLLFTSVAEVDVAHVPLARLAAALVIPTVIVSVGIVLARRVIARDLPAFTSVLQGGIRFNTYIGLSLAGSLFGSEGSAVAAIVAAILVPTVNVISSLGFEFLRTGPTSLLALLRAIVTNPLVLGCVAGAAVNITGLGLPDVAATVLDPLAAASLPIGLLCVGAGLQIFSVRAHARAIIASTLIKLIVLPGLSLAALSVLDIPTVPALVGLLFQSIATASSGYVMARQLGGDAKLMAALIAGQTIVMLVTLPVVLLIAQSVLG from the coding sequence GTGAGCCTGGTTCCGATACTCCTCGCCCTTCTTCCCGTCACGGTGCTCATCGCCTTCGGCCTCGTGCTGAAGCGGCTGCCGGGATTTCGGAGTTCGGAGTTCTGGTCCGGTGCGGAGAAGCTCGCGTACTACTGTCTCCTTCCGGTGCTCCTCTTCACCTCCGTCGCCGAGGTGGACGTGGCCCATGTCCCGCTCGCGCGCTTGGCAGCGGCGCTCGTCATCCCCACTGTGATCGTATCCGTGGGCATCGTCCTGGCCCGCCGAGTCATCGCCCGCGATCTCCCCGCCTTCACCTCCGTACTCCAGGGCGGGATCCGGTTCAACACCTATATCGGTCTGTCCCTGGCCGGCAGTCTGTTCGGGTCCGAAGGCAGCGCCGTGGCCGCGATCGTCGCAGCAATCCTCGTCCCCACGGTCAATGTCATCTCGAGCCTCGGGTTCGAGTTCCTGCGCACGGGGCCGACCTCGCTGCTCGCTCTGCTGCGGGCGATCGTGACGAATCCGCTGGTGCTCGGCTGTGTCGCCGGAGCCGCAGTGAACATCACCGGTCTGGGCCTGCCGGATGTGGCGGCGACAGTCCTCGATCCCTTGGCGGCCGCCTCACTGCCCATCGGTCTGCTGTGCGTCGGCGCTGGTCTGCAGATCTTCTCCGTGCGTGCCCATGCCCGGGCCATCATCGCGTCGACGCTCATCAAGCTGATCGTGCTGCCGGGACTGTCGCTGGCAGCTCTGTCCGTCCTCGACATCCCGACGGTGCCGGCGCTGGTCGGACTGCTCTTCCAATCGATCGCGACGGCGAGCTCCGGTTATGTCATGGCCCGGCAGCTCGGGGGAGATGCGAAGCTCATGGCAGCACTCATCGCCGGCCAGACGATCGTCATGCTCGTGACCCTGCCGGTCGTGCTCCTCATCGCACAGTCCGTTCTCGGCTGA
- a CDS encoding VOC family protein — MDISINASFLPHTDAEESLTFYRDILGFELRLDVGSGRMRWLTVGPVGQPDTSIVLTPPVTDPTISDTERETIEALIAKGSYGAIVLATPNVDEAFAEVETKGADIVQEPMDQPYGLRDCALRDPAGNMIRIQQRG; from the coding sequence ATGGACATCTCGATCAACGCCAGCTTCCTGCCGCATACCGATGCCGAAGAATCCCTGACCTTCTACCGTGACATCCTCGGCTTCGAGCTGCGCCTCGATGTCGGCTCCGGACGCATGCGCTGGCTGACCGTCGGCCCCGTCGGACAGCCCGACACCTCGATCGTGCTCACCCCGCCTGTGACCGACCCGACGATCAGCGACACAGAACGGGAGACCATCGAGGCGCTCATCGCCAAGGGCAGCTACGGTGCGATCGTGTTGGCCACCCCGAACGTCGATGAGGCATTCGCCGAGGTGGAGACCAAGGGCGCCGATATCGTGCAGGAGCCGATGGACCAGCCCTACGGTCTGCGTGACTGCGCCCTGCGCGACCCCGCCGGCAACATGATCCGCATCCAGCAGAGAGGCTGA
- a CDS encoding ferritin yields the protein MHLSPAMQKVLNEQVTLELEASLVYLQLSIQLDDLDLPGMTRWMRAQSEEEQVHAAKFTQHCLDRGFAPQIGDIAAPKVSGSQPIDFFKAALAHEEKVSESIRNLYRTAQSEADLDVLPLLHWFIDEQVEEESSISEIIGRLERVGTDGAGVLRIDSELGSRHPDITADGE from the coding sequence ATGCACCTGAGCCCCGCAATGCAGAAGGTCCTCAACGAGCAGGTCACCCTCGAACTCGAAGCCTCATTGGTCTACCTCCAGCTCTCCATCCAGCTCGACGATCTCGATCTGCCCGGAATGACGCGCTGGATGCGTGCCCAGTCCGAAGAAGAGCAGGTTCACGCCGCCAAGTTCACCCAGCACTGCCTCGACCGCGGATTCGCCCCTCAGATCGGTGATATCGCCGCTCCGAAGGTCTCCGGTTCGCAGCCGATCGACTTCTTCAAGGCCGCACTTGCGCACGAGGAGAAGGTCTCCGAGTCCATCCGGAACCTCTACCGCACCGCTCAGTCCGAAGCCGACCTCGACGTCCTGCCACTGCTCCACTGGTTCATCGACGAGCAGGTCGAAGAGGAGTCGAGCATCTCCGAGATCATCGGTCGCCTCGAGCGCGTCGGCACCGACGGAGCCGGCGTCCTGCGCATCGATTCCGAGCTCGGCTCGCGCCACCCCGATATCACCGCCGACGGCGAGTGA
- a CDS encoding transglycosylase family protein, protein MQSYFGEDTVNLYSTSLRKVALLAGAGAVAAAGLTGMSAAQPAQASEQGVWDKVAECESGGDWHINTGNGYYGGLQFSEQTWKAFGGEGMPHEASKAEQIDIAQKTLEEQGPGAWPVCGEKAGLTKENGAADDGGGSGDDDKKDDGGSKGDGDSGKVGLAGNVTVGG, encoded by the coding sequence ATGCAGTCGTACTTTGGAGAAGACACAGTGAACCTCTACAGCACAAGCCTCCGCAAGGTCGCCCTGCTCGCTGGCGCCGGCGCAGTTGCAGCCGCCGGATTGACCGGAATGAGCGCGGCCCAGCCGGCGCAGGCATCTGAGCAGGGCGTCTGGGACAAGGTCGCCGAATGCGAATCCGGCGGTGACTGGCATATCAACACCGGCAACGGATACTACGGCGGACTGCAGTTCTCCGAGCAGACCTGGAAGGCCTTCGGCGGTGAGGGAATGCCGCACGAGGCCAGCAAGGCCGAGCAGATCGACATCGCACAGAAGACACTCGAAGAGCAGGGCCCGGGCGCATGGCCGGTCTGCGGCGAAAAGGCCGGATTGACCAAGGAGAACGGCGCAGCCGATGACGGCGGCGGATCCGGCGATGACGACAAGAAGGACGACGGCGGCTCCAAGGGCGACGGCGACAGCGGCAAGGTCGGCCTCGCCGGCAACGTCACCGTCGGCGGCTGA
- a CDS encoding amidase: MSEEMLWWSTRELAARIASKEVSAREALQAHLDRIDEVNPALKAVVTRDDETAFARAAAADAATARGESYGALHGVPMTHKDTHDTAGMRTTWGSPLMADRVPETDALIIARLKAAGITTTGKTNVPEFAAGSHTFNEVFGTTVNPYDRTKSASGSSGGVGAVLAAGIQASGDGSDMGGSLRSPASFNNVVGFRPSNGRIPHVAPGNPYAWLSQSGFMARTVSDVALLMSVASGPHASAPGSIPESGGVFDLPEFALETDRSPDPTGLRVGFSPDLDGLLPVETEVKDIVASAAQVFGRLGAHVDDEIPNLTDADEVFNVRRALDFVSSWGGLYEAHPNKIKESVRWNIRMGLDFTGAEVVSAESARTRLHGEIDRYFAGHDVLVLTTCQVLPFDADIEYPTRINGVPLNNYLDWMRALCLISATGCPAISVPAGFSDSGLPVGVQIVAKPGADVELLRVAHAFEAATGHHARHPVF, encoded by the coding sequence ATGAGCGAGGAGATGCTGTGGTGGTCGACTCGCGAACTGGCGGCCCGGATCGCATCCAAGGAGGTCTCGGCGCGAGAGGCGCTGCAGGCCCACCTCGACCGCATCGACGAGGTCAACCCTGCCCTCAAAGCCGTCGTCACCCGTGATGATGAGACTGCCTTCGCCCGGGCCGCAGCCGCCGATGCCGCGACAGCTCGCGGAGAGAGCTACGGTGCCCTGCATGGGGTTCCGATGACCCATAAGGACACTCACGACACCGCGGGAATGCGCACGACCTGGGGTTCGCCGCTCATGGCTGATCGCGTACCCGAAACGGACGCGCTCATCATCGCCCGACTCAAGGCCGCAGGGATCACCACGACGGGCAAGACGAATGTGCCCGAGTTCGCGGCCGGCTCGCACACCTTCAACGAGGTGTTCGGCACGACGGTGAACCCGTACGACCGCACGAAATCGGCATCGGGATCCTCCGGCGGGGTCGGGGCGGTGCTCGCGGCCGGGATACAGGCCTCCGGAGACGGATCGGATATGGGCGGATCGCTGCGCTCGCCGGCATCGTTCAACAACGTCGTCGGATTCCGACCGAGCAACGGCCGCATCCCGCACGTTGCCCCGGGCAATCCCTATGCGTGGCTGTCGCAGAGCGGGTTCATGGCCCGTACGGTCTCCGATGTGGCGCTGCTGATGTCCGTGGCCTCCGGTCCACATGCCTCGGCGCCGGGATCGATCCCCGAGTCGGGCGGAGTCTTCGACCTGCCGGAATTCGCCCTCGAGACTGACCGCTCCCCCGACCCCACCGGTCTCCGGGTCGGGTTCAGTCCCGATCTGGACGGACTGCTGCCGGTCGAGACCGAGGTGAAGGACATCGTCGCCTCCGCCGCTCAGGTGTTCGGCCGCCTCGGCGCGCATGTGGACGACGAGATCCCGAACCTCACCGACGCCGATGAGGTGTTCAATGTCCGTCGTGCCCTCGACTTCGTCAGCTCCTGGGGCGGGCTGTATGAGGCCCACCCCAACAAGATCAAGGAATCGGTGAGGTGGAACATCCGCATGGGCCTCGACTTCACCGGCGCCGAGGTGGTGTCCGCGGAATCCGCACGCACGCGCTTGCACGGCGAGATCGACCGCTACTTCGCCGGACACGATGTCCTTGTGCTCACCACCTGTCAGGTCCTGCCGTTCGATGCCGACATCGAATACCCGACGCGGATCAACGGGGTGCCCCTGAACAACTACCTCGATTGGATGCGGGCACTGTGCCTGATCTCGGCAACCGGGTGCCCGGCGATATCGGTGCCGGCCGGCTTCTCGGACTCCGGCCTGCCGGTCGGTGTGCAGATCGTGGCGAAACCGGGTGCTGATGTCGAGCTGCTCCGAGTTGCGCATGCCTTCGAAGCAGCAACCGGCCACCACGCGCGGCATCCCGTGTTCTGA
- a CDS encoding amidohydrolase has protein sequence MSLNPAIRASISADLDQTIADYKHFHRTPELSMQETNTAAEIASRLQSHGLTTHTFGGTGVVAVIENGDGPVIGYRADIDGLPISEDTGYDYASTADGTLPDGETTKVMHGCGHDTHITVGLYLAKHLVTHRDLWSGTVVMIFQPGEETGQGARAMLDDGLWDQIVRPEVIFGQHVWPGAAGHLYVSSGTAMAMSDCLRVTVKGKQAHGSQPENAIDPIVLGAYMITRLQSVVSREISGRDMSVVTVGTFHGGLKENIIPDSAEFKLNIRTFTEEVRAVVLDRVRRIITAEAQASGAPEPEIEEMYRFPRCFNDPEETESFLTHVGAELGTEQVHLSEPATGSEDVGAFGDDIGVPYVYWFFGGYSPAKFADGQTPPGNHSPFFAPDDVETTLETGIRAALSAVLSKVGKDGA, from the coding sequence ATGTCTCTCAACCCCGCCATCCGCGCGTCGATCAGTGCCGATCTCGACCAGACGATCGCCGACTACAAACACTTCCACCGCACTCCCGAACTGTCGATGCAGGAGACGAATACCGCCGCCGAGATCGCCTCCCGGCTCCAGTCCCACGGCCTCACGACCCACACCTTCGGCGGGACCGGAGTCGTCGCCGTGATCGAGAACGGCGACGGACCTGTCATCGGCTACCGTGCCGACATCGACGGACTGCCGATCAGCGAGGACACCGGGTACGACTATGCCTCCACCGCGGACGGCACGCTTCCCGACGGGGAGACCACTAAGGTCATGCACGGCTGCGGCCACGACACCCACATCACCGTCGGGCTCTACCTCGCCAAGCACCTCGTCACGCACAGGGATCTGTGGTCGGGAACCGTCGTCATGATCTTCCAGCCCGGTGAGGAGACCGGCCAAGGTGCGCGCGCAATGCTCGACGACGGACTGTGGGATCAGATCGTGCGTCCCGAGGTCATCTTCGGCCAGCATGTGTGGCCCGGAGCAGCGGGTCACCTCTACGTCAGCAGCGGAACCGCCATGGCGATGTCCGACTGCCTGCGTGTGACCGTCAAGGGCAAGCAGGCGCACGGCTCACAGCCGGAGAACGCGATCGACCCGATCGTCCTCGGCGCCTATATGATCACCCGTCTCCAGTCGGTCGTGTCACGCGAGATCTCCGGTCGCGATATGTCCGTGGTCACCGTGGGCACCTTCCACGGCGGACTCAAGGAGAACATCATCCCCGACTCCGCCGAGTTCAAACTCAATATCCGCACCTTCACCGAGGAGGTCCGCGCAGTCGTCCTCGACCGTGTCCGCCGCATCATCACCGCCGAGGCGCAGGCGTCCGGGGCACCGGAACCGGAGATCGAGGAGATGTATCGATTCCCGCGCTGCTTCAACGATCCCGAGGAGACCGAGTCGTTCCTCACCCACGTGGGAGCCGAACTCGGTACCGAGCAGGTTCATCTGTCCGAGCCGGCCACCGGCAGCGAGGATGTCGGAGCCTTCGGCGATGACATCGGAGTCCCGTACGTGTACTGGTTCTTCGGCGGCTACTCCCCCGCGAAGTTCGCCGACGGGCAGACTCCGCCCGGGAATCACTCCCCGTTCTTCGCCCCCGACGATGTCGAGACCACGCTCGAGACCGGCATCAGAGCCGCCCTGTCTGCAGTGCTGAGCAAGGTCGGAAAGGACGGCGCATGA
- a CDS encoding DUF5058 family protein: protein MPMASGSADYIGLANAPILWILAMAVMGVVVVQSLIYMTAVKKNAESAGMSQQEVRSAFRAGGVAAIGPSLSVVLVAIALLPLFGTPPVIVRVGLIGSAATEVASASLAAGTMGANLGDETFTRGVFIVALMAMSLSGAGWMISTLILTPVFKRSSHKLEKVNPALMSIIPGAALLAAFAALTFRELPKSPTHVIAVIVSAVVMSICLLLAKTLKQNWLKEWGLGFSLLIGLVAAYFAHYAGLGLPEA from the coding sequence ATGCCTATGGCCAGCGGTTCGGCCGACTACATCGGCCTCGCAAATGCCCCCATACTCTGGATACTCGCGATGGCGGTGATGGGCGTCGTCGTCGTGCAATCGCTCATCTATATGACCGCGGTGAAGAAGAACGCCGAGTCCGCGGGAATGAGCCAACAGGAGGTCCGTTCGGCTTTCCGTGCCGGCGGTGTCGCCGCGATCGGACCATCTCTGTCGGTGGTGCTCGTCGCCATCGCCCTGCTGCCGCTGTTCGGCACTCCCCCTGTCATCGTCCGCGTCGGACTCATCGGATCCGCCGCCACAGAAGTGGCCTCTGCCTCCCTGGCCGCAGGCACCATGGGTGCGAACCTCGGCGATGAGACCTTCACTCGCGGAGTCTTCATCGTCGCTCTCATGGCGATGAGCCTCTCGGGAGCAGGCTGGATGATCTCCACCCTCATCCTCACCCCGGTCTTCAAGCGCAGCTCCCACAAGCTCGAGAAGGTCAATCCTGCGCTCATGTCGATCATCCCGGGCGCTGCACTGCTCGCAGCCTTCGCGGCCCTGACCTTCCGCGAATTGCCGAAATCGCCGACCCACGTCATCGCCGTCATCGTCTCGGCAGTGGTCATGAGCATCTGCCTGCTGCTGGCCAAAACACTGAAACAGAACTGGCTGAAGGAATGGGGCCTGGGGTTCTCCCTGCTCATCGGCCTCGTCGCCGCCTATTTCGCCCACTACGCCGGTCTCGGACTGCCCGAAGCCTGA
- a CDS encoding helix-turn-helix transcriptional regulator has protein sequence MNEQLVALRRVRDRIDREFDQPLSVDSLAAGVHMSAGHLSRQFKSAYGESPYSYLMTRRIERAMALIRRGDLTITEICFTVGFSSLGTFSTRFRELVGLSPTRYRDGVAAGEHRLPTVVVKNALRPVRNREVPPS, from the coding sequence ATGAACGAACAGCTGGTGGCTCTGCGCCGGGTCCGAGACCGCATCGACCGCGAGTTCGACCAGCCGCTGAGCGTGGATTCACTGGCCGCGGGCGTGCACATGTCCGCCGGGCACCTCAGCCGCCAGTTCAAGTCCGCCTACGGCGAATCCCCGTACTCGTACCTGATGACGCGCAGGATCGAGCGGGCCATGGCGCTCATCCGCCGCGGCGATCTCACGATCACCGAGATCTGCTTCACCGTCGGCTTCTCCTCCTTGGGCACCTTCAGCACCCGCTTCCGCGAACTCGTCGGACTCTCTCCGACCCGCTACCGCGACGGTGTCGCCGCAGGTGAGCACCGGCTGCCGACCGTCGTGGTGAAGAACGCGCTGAGACCGGTCAGGAATCGAGAAGTCCCACCGAGCTGA
- a CDS encoding ATP-binding cassette domain-containing protein, which yields MHAADSHDLIRVSGARENNLKDVSVAIPKRRLTVFTGVSGSGKSSLVFHTIAAESQRMINETYSAFVQGFMPAMARPEVDVLEGLTTAILVDQERIGANPRSTVGTVSDINAKLRTLFARLAEPNLGSTNAYSFNVATLSGKGAVTIDKGESKQVERKSFSVNGGMCPHCEGMGTATDISIDEVVDESKSLNDGAITVPGYKPGGWSVRMFSESGYFDPDKPVADFDETERHYLLYAEGEKVKINGTNITFDGLIPRIQRSFLSKDRDSMQKHIREFVDRAVVFTTCPECEGTRLNAAARSSLIAGKSIADVCALQISDITDWLDQIEPGAASALLESLRADVAAFNDIGLGYLSLDRSAGSLSGGEAQRIKLVRHLGSSLTDVTYVFDEPTIGLHPHDIRSMNDLLMALRDKGNTVLVVEHKPETILIADHIVDLGPGAGSNGGEVTFTGSVDGLRESNTLTGRHLGYTAALKDTVREPAGALEIRDAQSHNLRGVDVDVALGVLTVVTGVAGSGKSSLIEGALRGRDGVVMIDQAPIKGSRRSNPATYTGMLEPIRKAFAKANGVKPALFSANSEGACPVCNGAGIIYSDMALMGGVSAPCAECEGKGFQAEVLEFTLGGRNIREVLDLSVDSAIEHFGAGESRIPAVVKTLKILAEVGLGYISLGQPLTTLSGGERQRLKLAVHLSAKAADAAQVIILDEPTTGLHLADVDNLLRLLDGLVDSGRTVIVIEHHQAVMAHADHIIDLGPGAGHDGGSIVFEGSPAELVTGAKTNGSLTAEHLAAYVSA from the coding sequence GTGCACGCAGCCGACAGCCATGACCTCATCCGCGTCAGCGGAGCCAGAGAGAACAACCTCAAGGACGTCAGCGTCGCGATCCCCAAACGTCGTCTCACGGTATTCACGGGAGTCTCCGGCTCCGGCAAGAGCTCACTGGTCTTCCACACGATCGCCGCCGAATCCCAGCGGATGATCAACGAGACCTATTCCGCATTCGTCCAAGGCTTCATGCCGGCGATGGCCCGCCCCGAGGTCGACGTCCTCGAGGGACTGACGACGGCCATCCTCGTCGATCAAGAGCGGATCGGGGCGAATCCGCGCTCCACCGTGGGCACGGTCTCCGACATCAATGCGAAGCTGCGCACTCTCTTCGCCCGGCTGGCCGAGCCGAACCTCGGATCGACGAACGCCTACTCCTTCAACGTCGCCACCCTCAGCGGGAAGGGCGCAGTGACCATCGACAAGGGCGAGAGCAAGCAGGTCGAACGCAAGTCCTTCTCCGTCAACGGCGGCATGTGCCCGCACTGTGAGGGAATGGGCACTGCCACGGACATCTCCATCGACGAGGTGGTCGATGAGTCGAAATCCTTGAACGACGGAGCCATCACCGTCCCCGGGTACAAACCCGGCGGTTGGTCCGTGCGCATGTTCTCCGAATCCGGGTACTTCGACCCGGACAAACCCGTCGCCGATTTCGATGAGACGGAGCGACACTATCTGCTGTATGCCGAAGGCGAGAAGGTCAAGATCAATGGCACGAACATCACCTTCGACGGGCTGATCCCGCGGATCCAACGGTCGTTCTTGTCCAAGGATCGGGACTCGATGCAGAAGCACATCCGCGAGTTCGTCGACCGTGCCGTGGTCTTCACCACCTGTCCCGAATGCGAGGGAACCAGGCTCAACGCGGCCGCCCGCTCCTCACTGATTGCCGGAAAATCGATCGCCGATGTCTGTGCCCTGCAGATCTCGGACATCACGGATTGGCTGGACCAGATCGAGCCGGGAGCCGCCTCGGCGCTGCTCGAATCGCTGCGCGCGGATGTGGCAGCCTTCAACGACATCGGACTCGGATACCTGTCCCTGGACCGATCGGCAGGGTCACTGTCCGGGGGAGAGGCCCAGCGGATCAAACTGGTCCGCCACCTGGGCTCTTCGCTCACGGACGTCACCTACGTCTTCGACGAACCGACGATCGGTCTGCACCCACACGACATCCGATCGATGAACGACCTGCTGATGGCACTGCGGGACAAAGGCAACACGGTCCTCGTCGTCGAACACAAACCCGAGACGATCCTCATCGCCGACCACATCGTCGACCTCGGGCCCGGCGCGGGCAGCAACGGGGGAGAGGTGACCTTCACCGGCAGCGTCGACGGTCTGCGGGAGTCCAATACTCTCACCGGGAGGCACCTCGGATACACCGCTGCGCTCAAGGATACGGTGCGGGAACCGGCGGGAGCGCTCGAGATCCGCGACGCACAGTCGCACAATCTGCGAGGCGTCGACGTCGATGTGGCCCTCGGGGTGCTCACCGTCGTGACCGGTGTTGCCGGATCCGGAAAGAGCAGCCTCATCGAGGGGGCCCTGCGGGGACGTGATGGGGTCGTGATGATCGATCAGGCGCCGATCAAGGGATCACGGCGCAGCAACCCGGCGACGTACACGGGGATGCTCGAACCCATTCGAAAGGCGTTCGCTAAGGCCAACGGGGTCAAGCCCGCCCTGTTCAGCGCGAATTCCGAAGGTGCATGCCCGGTGTGCAACGGCGCCGGAATCATCTATTCGGACATGGCGCTCATGGGCGGTGTGTCGGCACCGTGCGCCGAGTGCGAGGGCAAGGGATTCCAAGCTGAGGTGCTCGAGTTCACCTTGGGCGGGCGAAACATCCGAGAGGTCCTGGATCTGTCGGTGGATTCGGCGATCGAGCATTTCGGTGCGGGGGAGTCGCGTATTCCCGCGGTCGTCAAGACTCTCAAGATCCTCGCCGAGGTGGGACTCGGCTACATCAGCCTCGGCCAGCCGCTGACGACGCTGTCCGGGGGAGAGCGACAGAGGCTCAAGCTCGCGGTCCATCTGTCGGCGAAAGCCGCCGATGCGGCGCAGGTGATCATCCTCGACGAGCCGACGACAGGACTGCATCTGGCCGATGTCGACAACCTGCTGCGGCTGCTCGACGGACTCGTCGATTCGGGACGGACCGTCATCGTCATCGAACACCACCAGGCAGTGATGGCTCATGCCGATCACATCATCGACCTCGGCCCGGGCGCGGGCCATGACGGAGGTTCGATCGTGTTCGAAGGCAGCCCGGCCGAACTTGTCACAGGAGCGAAGACGAACGGTTCGCTGACCGCCGAGCATCTGGCCGCATATGTGAGTGCCTGA
- a CDS encoding Hsp20/alpha crystallin family protein yields MATRFDPIRDLDRFFSEVTRTPNATTLPMDLYRDGEVFIARIDMPGVDPSSIDVDVEDRTLTVRARRESEVADKDVKWLTRERTNGTYARQLTLGNRVALDRIRADYSDGVLTLTIPVAEEARPRKISVSHASGQTTPEVVESSTSDEPHSPGVDS; encoded by the coding sequence ATGGCTACACGTTTCGACCCCATCCGTGACCTCGACCGATTCTTCTCCGAGGTGACCCGCACTCCGAATGCCACCACCCTGCCGATGGACCTCTACCGTGACGGCGAAGTCTTCATCGCCCGCATCGACATGCCCGGAGTCGATCCGAGCAGCATCGATGTCGACGTCGAAGACCGCACGCTCACCGTGCGCGCCCGCCGCGAGTCCGAGGTCGCGGACAAGGACGTGAAGTGGCTGACCAGGGAACGCACCAACGGCACCTACGCCCGCCAGCTCACGCTCGGCAACCGGGTGGCCCTGGATCGCATCCGCGCCGACTACAGCGACGGCGTCCTCACGCTGACGATCCCCGTCGCCGAGGAGGCTCGCCCCCGGAAGATCTCAGTCTCGCACGCTTCCGGACAGACCACCCCCGAGGTGGTCGAATCCTCCACGTCGGACGAGCCCCACTCCCCCGGCGTCGACAGCTGA